One stretch of Corynebacterium auriscanis DNA includes these proteins:
- the pyrF gene encoding orotidine-5'-phosphate decarboxylase, with protein sequence MTQSPARPTFGERFLERAQSHGKLCVGIDPHEQLLKDWGLGVNAEGLREFTRICVEAFAPTACVVKPQVAFYEAFGSTGFAVLEEAIFELRRHGVLVIADAKRGDIGSTMAGYARAWVHPDSPLCSDAMTVSPWLGFDSIQPVKEVADDNGAGVIVLAATSNPEAPSVQSAVVTSPFEGGPSVASKEKDPLVAGEKAPATLAQDIVNRVAAANREYGAAAGNVGVVVGATVNDPPRLDEVGGMVLMPGVGAQGGTMADVKRIAGQAGSLVSPNVSRGILKHGPDVGELGEAVAKLTSEMLV encoded by the coding sequence ATGACCCAGTCACCCGCCCGCCCCACCTTTGGCGAGCGATTTCTAGAACGTGCCCAGTCCCACGGAAAGCTTTGCGTAGGTATTGATCCCCACGAACAGTTGCTGAAAGATTGGGGCCTTGGGGTGAACGCAGAGGGGCTTCGTGAGTTCACCCGCATCTGTGTGGAGGCATTCGCACCTACCGCATGCGTTGTGAAGCCCCAAGTGGCGTTCTACGAGGCCTTTGGCTCCACAGGATTCGCGGTGCTCGAAGAAGCAATCTTCGAGTTGCGGCGACACGGGGTACTGGTGATTGCCGATGCCAAGCGCGGTGATATCGGCAGCACCATGGCTGGGTACGCCAGGGCATGGGTGCATCCTGATTCACCGCTGTGCTCGGATGCCATGACGGTTTCGCCGTGGTTGGGTTTTGATTCGATCCAGCCTGTGAAAGAGGTCGCAGATGACAACGGTGCTGGCGTCATTGTGCTCGCCGCCACCAGCAACCCCGAGGCCCCCTCAGTTCAAAGCGCCGTAGTTACCAGCCCATTCGAGGGTGGGCCCAGCGTGGCGTCGAAGGAAAAAGACCCGCTAGTGGCGGGGGAGAAGGCCCCAGCGACACTGGCCCAAGACATCGTCAACCGGGTGGCGGCAGCCAACCGGGAGTACGGCGCGGCGGCTGGCAACGTGGGTGTTGTGGTGGGTGCGACTGTGAACGATCCACCACGACTAGACGAGGTGGGTGGCATGGTGTTAATGCCTGGCGTGGGTGCGCAGGGTGGCACGATGGCCGACGTGAAGCGAATTGCGGGGCAAGCGGGCTCGTTGGTGAGCCCAAATGTTTCCCGAGGAATTCTCAAACATGGCCCAGACGTAGGCGAACTTGGCGAAGCGGTGGCTAAGCTCACTAGCGAGATGTTGGTTTAG